A genomic stretch from Halorubrum salinarum includes:
- a CDS encoding transcription initiation factor IIB, with protein MTTSEPYERAFDEDVQRGSTEPCPECRGPVRTNSAETVCADCGLVIDEQSIDHGPEWYGDDDDTAKRTGAPLTPARHDRGLSTVIGTGRGATDTDTSSQKRRRLARMRREQSRGRWRSKQERNLGHGLTEIRRIASALGLADSVRDQACQLFRTAQNERLLKGRSIEAMAAASVFGACRCNGQSWLLADVAPMAQVPQDRVENAYTVLNEELGLPTPPVRPTQFVPRLASELGCTDVVRRRAETLAAQAVDAGVTTGVHPAGFAAACLYMAACAHDAPLTQAAAAAAAGVTVETVRNHRDTLLSVVE; from the coding sequence ATGACGACGAGTGAACCCTACGAGCGTGCGTTCGACGAAGATGTCCAGCGTGGTTCAACTGAGCCGTGTCCCGAGTGTAGGGGTCCGGTACGAACGAATTCAGCCGAAACGGTGTGTGCAGATTGCGGACTCGTCATCGACGAACAGTCGATCGACCACGGACCGGAGTGGTACGGCGACGACGACGATACGGCAAAGCGAACAGGGGCACCACTCACTCCAGCACGGCACGACCGCGGACTATCGACGGTGATCGGTACCGGACGAGGCGCGACAGATACTGATACCTCGAGCCAGAAGCGTCGGCGCCTTGCTCGGATGCGTCGCGAGCAGTCCCGGGGACGCTGGCGATCAAAGCAGGAGCGCAACCTCGGGCACGGCCTCACGGAGATCCGGCGGATCGCGAGTGCACTCGGGCTCGCGGATTCAGTACGTGACCAGGCGTGCCAGCTGTTCCGGACGGCACAGAACGAACGACTCCTCAAAGGTCGGTCTATCGAGGCGATGGCCGCCGCGAGCGTCTTCGGCGCCTGTCGGTGCAACGGACAATCGTGGCTCCTCGCCGACGTGGCGCCGATGGCACAGGTTCCACAGGATCGTGTCGAGAACGCCTACACCGTGCTCAACGAGGAGCTGGGCCTCCCAACGCCGCCAGTACGTCCGACACAGTTCGTCCCACGGCTCGCCTCCGAGCTCGGCTGTACCGACGTCGTTCGACGTCGGGCGGAGACGCTTGCTGCGCAGGCCGTCGACGCCGGCGTCACGACTGGCGTACATCCAGCGGGATTCGCTGCCGCCTGCCTGTACATGGCGGCGTGTGCCCACGATGCGCCGTTGACGCAAGCTGCCGCTGCGGCGGCGGCAGGGGTGACGGTTGAGACAGTCCGGAATCATCGTGACACGTTGCTTTCTGTCGTGGAGTAG
- a CDS encoding RNA-guided endonuclease InsQ/TnpB family protein — MRRTNTFEVVPQSEQDEAVLRRLLDASASLWNQLTYARRQQFFAGESVWDCENYYDEYVDVLGSATTQQITRVNDAAWRSFFETVEEADQEVSPPGYWGNQADGRDLRTYIRNDAYTICWGERSRLEVPIGSQLKDEYGFSRFERLQVAVQGDPHWQGEQGRLHLTYDDVDETYRAHQPVTVPENEQATPTGTDAAALDIGANVLVACTTTAGDQYWYSGQEPFRQFRETTERIADAKAKLPDGQQTSTRIQRLYRKRSHRRDHAVNALLRDLVERLHDDGVETIYHGDLTGVLGEYWSVEANLKARTFWAHRQCLDQLANVCEEYGIEVASLSEAWTSQTCPECGEREQTRRHRETLRCPCGFEGHADLVASRTLLEQATNTAVRPTARPVRFQWDDHQWSPVEGAAVGPNE; from the coding sequence ATGAGACGGACCAACACCTTCGAGGTCGTCCCGCAGTCAGAACAAGACGAGGCCGTCCTTCGGCGGCTCCTCGATGCATCAGCGAGCCTCTGGAACCAGCTGACCTATGCCCGCCGGCAGCAGTTCTTCGCCGGCGAGAGTGTCTGGGATTGTGAGAACTACTACGACGAGTACGTCGATGTGTTGGGGTCGGCGACGACCCAGCAGATAACCCGCGTCAACGACGCCGCTTGGCGGTCGTTCTTCGAGACGGTCGAGGAGGCCGACCAGGAGGTCAGTCCACCCGGCTACTGGGGGAACCAAGCCGACGGGCGCGACCTGCGGACCTACATCCGCAACGACGCCTACACGATCTGCTGGGGCGAGCGCTCCCGGCTGGAGGTCCCCATCGGCAGCCAGCTCAAAGACGAGTACGGTTTCAGTCGGTTCGAACGGCTCCAGGTTGCGGTCCAAGGCGACCCGCATTGGCAGGGCGAGCAGGGCCGCCTTCACCTCACCTACGACGACGTCGACGAGACGTACCGGGCTCACCAGCCGGTGACGGTCCCCGAGAACGAGCAGGCGACGCCGACGGGGACGGACGCCGCCGCGCTCGATATCGGCGCGAACGTCCTCGTGGCGTGTACGACGACGGCCGGCGACCAGTACTGGTACAGCGGCCAAGAGCCGTTCCGGCAGTTCCGCGAAACGACCGAGCGCATCGCCGACGCCAAAGCCAAGCTGCCGGATGGACAGCAGACCAGCACGCGGATCCAGCGGCTCTACCGGAAGCGGTCCCACCGGCGCGACCACGCCGTGAACGCGCTGCTTCGTGATCTGGTCGAGCGACTTCACGACGACGGCGTCGAAACCATCTATCACGGCGACCTCACCGGCGTCCTCGGCGAGTACTGGTCGGTCGAGGCGAACCTCAAAGCCCGCACGTTCTGGGCGCATCGGCAGTGTCTCGATCAACTCGCGAACGTCTGCGAGGAGTACGGCATCGAGGTGGCGTCGCTCTCTGAAGCGTGGACGTCCCAGACGTGTCCGGAGTGCGGGGAGCGCGAGCAGACCCGCCGGCATCGCGAGACGCTGCGGTGTCCGTGTGGCTTCGAGGGGCACGCCGACCTCGTCGCGTCGCGAACGCTGCTCGAACAGGCGACGAACACCGCGGTCAGGCCGACGGCACGGCCCGTGCGGTTCCAGTGGGACGACCACCAGTGGTCCCCCGTCGAGGGGGCCGCAGTGGGGCCCAACGAATAG
- a CDS encoding winged helix-turn-helix domain-containing protein, which translates to MTETWDDVNEQVKADWKDDTTPFERVYEIVEQTHDGQSAAEIADRALVSEPTARRHCKTLVNTGFAETEPDGQTTLYKRNSDRVLMSRIRELREEVDRPELLDSIQDMKAEIRRYEDRYDVVSPEELAQQLDADETEGWDDLTAWRTTRQNLAVAQAALAYDEASHQLVV; encoded by the coding sequence ATGACCGAGACGTGGGACGACGTCAACGAACAGGTCAAGGCGGACTGGAAAGACGACACGACACCGTTCGAGCGGGTGTACGAAATCGTCGAACAGACCCACGACGGGCAGTCGGCGGCCGAGATCGCCGACCGCGCCCTCGTGAGCGAGCCGACGGCACGTCGCCACTGCAAGACGCTGGTGAACACAGGGTTCGCCGAGACGGAACCGGACGGCCAAACGACGCTGTACAAGCGAAACAGCGACCGGGTGTTGATGTCCCGGATCCGTGAGCTGCGTGAAGAAGTCGATCGGCCGGAGTTGCTCGACAGCATCCAGGACATGAAGGCCGAAATCCGGCGCTACGAGGACCGCTACGACGTGGTGTCACCGGAGGAACTTGCCCAGCAACTCGACGCCGACGAGACGGAGGGCTGGGACGATCTCACCGCATGGCGCACGACGCGGCAGAATCTCGCCGTCGCGCAAGCCGCACTCGCCTACGATGAGGCCAGCCACCAGCTCGTCGTATGA
- a CDS encoding L-lactate permease — translation MPDVLTLALVGVVPIGVAFVLLAGFRWSAARAMGVGWLLAAGIGLTYWSMEPTWLVASAVYGALQAVDIILIVFGAILLMNYLEGSGAIATIRWYFGQIEGDRRIQVLLIGLGFMTIIEGAAGFGTPGALAAPLFIGLGFPPLAAAVFGLYFNAPNPPFGAAGTPVIGGTGAVINPALSGSVSVSEFLSMVSAWTGVITGLTYVFWGLLGVFFLTYWFGSGDGERSIGAAMRSTLPIAPFALVLGVVTGGTQLVIAWFVGPALPDIAAGFVVLGIGLLLANNDILIPDDQWDFPEESTWSDTWLGGLDLDEVSRDQPKQEMSVLLAWTPYLLVALALLVTRWPDLTVAGVAVLDWIQSFSVGLDSILGTELGYTLQYLYLPGTMPFIPIAILTGFLHKMDTTQMGAAWRRSIQQIAPAALTLIIAVSMTQIMIQSQTNTADLLGMMEALSRALAMGAGGLLPLISPWIGAIGSFMTGSNTSSNILFSVLQYNAAETVGVSRVIAVSLQNVGGGLGNMVSVLNVAAICGVVGITGREGDLLRKAIIPMALFAVFAGLFGMLLTYVLVPGLF, via the coding sequence ATGCCTGATGTTCTCACACTAGCTCTCGTCGGCGTCGTCCCGATCGGCGTCGCGTTCGTACTGCTCGCTGGGTTCCGGTGGTCCGCCGCTCGCGCAATGGGTGTCGGGTGGCTGCTCGCGGCCGGAATCGGACTCACGTACTGGAGCATGGAGCCCACCTGGTTGGTAGCGTCGGCCGTCTACGGCGCGCTGCAGGCCGTCGACATCATCCTCATCGTCTTCGGTGCGATCCTCCTGATGAACTACTTGGAGGGCAGTGGCGCTATTGCTACGATCAGGTGGTACTTCGGGCAGATCGAAGGAGACCGGCGCATCCAGGTGCTGCTCATCGGTCTCGGATTCATGACCATCATCGAAGGTGCAGCCGGGTTCGGGACACCGGGAGCACTCGCCGCACCACTGTTCATCGGCCTCGGATTCCCCCCATTGGCCGCTGCGGTGTTCGGGCTCTACTTCAACGCCCCGAACCCGCCGTTCGGTGCCGCCGGCACGCCTGTCATCGGCGGCACCGGTGCCGTCATCAACCCAGCGCTGTCCGGGTCGGTGAGTGTATCCGAGTTCCTCTCGATGGTCTCTGCGTGGACTGGCGTCATCACGGGACTGACGTACGTGTTCTGGGGACTGCTCGGCGTGTTCTTCCTGACGTACTGGTTCGGGAGCGGTGACGGTGAACGCAGCATTGGAGCCGCCATGCGTAGTACTCTCCCCATCGCGCCGTTCGCGCTCGTACTCGGCGTCGTCACTGGTGGCACACAGCTGGTAATCGCGTGGTTCGTCGGGCCTGCACTCCCCGATATCGCCGCGGGGTTCGTGGTGCTCGGCATCGGTCTCCTGCTCGCAAACAACGATATCCTCATCCCTGATGACCAGTGGGATTTCCCCGAGGAATCGACATGGAGCGACACGTGGCTCGGCGGCCTCGATCTTGACGAGGTGTCCCGTGATCAACCCAAACAGGAGATGTCCGTGCTGTTGGCGTGGACACCGTATCTGCTCGTTGCGCTCGCACTGCTCGTCACGCGGTGGCCGGACCTCACCGTCGCCGGCGTCGCTGTCCTTGACTGGATCCAGAGTTTCTCCGTCGGTCTCGATTCGATCCTCGGTACTGAACTTGGATACACCCTTCAGTACCTCTATCTTCCCGGAACGATGCCGTTCATCCCCATCGCGATTCTCACTGGCTTCCTTCACAAGATGGACACCACACAGATGGGGGCAGCGTGGCGACGGTCGATCCAGCAGATCGCTCCGGCCGCCCTCACGCTCATTATCGCCGTCTCGATGACGCAGATAATGATTCAGTCGCAGACGAACACCGCCGATCTCCTCGGCATGATGGAGGCCCTCAGCCGCGCGCTCGCGATGGGCGCCGGCGGTCTACTCCCGCTCATCTCGCCGTGGATCGGCGCTATCGGCTCGTTTATGACGGGGAGCAACACGTCCTCGAACATCCTCTTCAGCGTACTCCAGTACAACGCCGCCGAGACGGTCGGCGTCTCCCGGGTGATCGCCGTCAGCCTGCAGAACGTCGGCGGCGGCCTCGGAAACATGGTCTCGGTGTTGAATGTGGCCGCTATCTGTGGTGTCGTTGGAATCACTGGGCGTGAAGGCGACCTCCTGCGGAAAGCGATCATCCCAATGGCGCTGTTCGCCGTATTCGCCGGCCTGTTCGGGATGCTACTGACGTACGTTCTGGTCCCCGGCCTGTTCTGA
- a CDS encoding replication factor A produces the protein MSSNNASGKVVSVDEQAFEKAGGQTVDEDGFPVVDETPEFEATVEQETQAKVDANHPDGIADASEDRIHGVTLEQEERIQAREAELERISAQAELGTQDGREQRTREVVAQGSKQRRREFQKRAASVDPMADPERDDPRAELSQDELATVNTEADRLATRVDGWSRAAVSRRLAEAVVDGTDMTSAVVRVFEELQTAPGGTVPIDALEDVDRGTVTIEGRVETLWDSDSPAIQQVGLIADESGQTKVTIWKASDAPWIEEGETVRIHEAATNWYEGRISVAVTGWSIIHFPERGRWWDA, from the coding sequence ATGTCTAGTAACAACGCTAGCGGAAAGGTCGTTTCGGTCGATGAACAGGCATTCGAGAAAGCGGGCGGTCAGACGGTCGATGAAGACGGCTTCCCGGTCGTCGACGAGACGCCGGAGTTCGAGGCCACGGTCGAGCAGGAGACACAGGCGAAGGTGGATGCGAACCACCCGGACGGGATCGCGGACGCGAGCGAGGACCGGATTCACGGTGTCACCCTCGAACAGGAGGAGCGCATTCAGGCGCGGGAAGCCGAACTGGAGCGCATCAGTGCCCAGGCCGAGCTGGGCACGCAGGACGGTCGGGAGCAGCGCACGCGGGAGGTCGTCGCGCAAGGGAGCAAGCAGCGCCGGCGGGAGTTCCAGAAGCGTGCCGCGAGCGTGGACCCGATGGCCGACCCCGAACGGGATGATCCCCGAGCGGAGCTCTCCCAGGATGAACTGGCGACGGTGAACACGGAGGCAGACCGACTCGCGACGCGGGTGGATGGCTGGTCGCGTGCGGCGGTCAGTCGACGCCTGGCCGAAGCGGTCGTCGACGGCACGGACATGACGAGTGCGGTCGTGCGGGTGTTCGAGGAGTTACAGACGGCCCCGGGGGGTACCGTGCCCATCGACGCTCTGGAGGACGTCGATCGCGGCACGGTCACGATCGAAGGTCGTGTGGAGACGCTCTGGGACAGTGATTCGCCGGCCATCCAGCAAGTCGGGCTGATCGCGGACGAGAGCGGACAAACGAAGGTGACGATCTGGAAAGCATCGGACGCGCCGTGGATCGAGGAAGGCGAGACGGTGCGCATCCACGAAGCGGCCACGAACTGGTACGAGGGCCGGATCTCGGTGGCTGTGACGGGGTGGAGCATCATCCACTTCCCGGAGCGCGGCCGGTGGTGGGACGCATAG